A genomic window from Pseudomonadales bacterium includes:
- a CDS encoding TIGR03013 family PEP-CTERM/XrtA system glycosyltransferase, whose amino-acid sequence MPHIRILRHYLHTSLVILAFSEALICIGAAYLGYYTRFQSFPEPLVFLDSALTLSAVFVAGMIAMGVYESRIREGMTGMSLRTAVAVFLLGTSGLAVLSYIFPSLQIGRGVLLFAAIEAFILITLFRWLVFSVLDEDSFKKTVVVLGIGERATKIAARMRRRVDQRAFKLLGFMDPSNSEIDDRVSAFGGRIIRTDQKLADFCETNRVDEIVVAMDERRRNRTAGGGLPLEELMDCRVAGVQICDVQQFIEREAGRIDVDLLRPSWVVFSDGFIMNSWRAFTKRTFDLLASLFLLLFTWPFMLLAAIAIRLESGRGAPILYRQTRTGLDGAPFDVFKFRSMRTDAEAAGKAQWAQQNDPRVTRVGSVIRKTRIDELPQLFNVFRGEMSFVGPRPERPMFVEDLTRSIPFYEHRHRVKPGITGWAQLCYPYGASVEDAKEKLQYDLYYLKNNSLLLDLIILLQTVEVVLIGDGAR is encoded by the coding sequence GTGCCACATATTCGTATCCTGCGGCACTATCTGCATACTTCGCTCGTCATTCTTGCTTTTTCTGAGGCGCTGATCTGCATTGGCGCTGCGTATCTCGGTTACTACACCCGCTTCCAGTCGTTTCCAGAGCCGCTGGTTTTTCTTGACAGTGCGCTGACGCTCTCTGCTGTTTTCGTCGCCGGCATGATCGCCATGGGCGTCTATGAGTCCCGGATCCGTGAAGGCATGACGGGGATGTCTCTGCGGACCGCGGTTGCGGTGTTTCTGCTCGGCACGTCGGGTCTTGCTGTTCTGTCCTACATCTTTCCATCTCTCCAGATTGGTCGCGGTGTGCTGCTGTTTGCTGCGATCGAAGCATTCATACTCATCACCCTGTTTCGCTGGCTTGTCTTCAGTGTCCTGGATGAGGATTCATTCAAGAAGACGGTGGTCGTGCTCGGCATTGGTGAGCGGGCCACCAAGATAGCCGCGCGGATGAGACGACGTGTGGACCAGAGGGCCTTCAAACTGCTGGGTTTCATGGATCCCAGCAATTCCGAGATCGACGATCGAGTGTCTGCATTTGGTGGCAGGATCATCCGCACCGATCAGAAGCTGGCCGACTTCTGCGAGACCAATCGGGTGGACGAAATCGTGGTCGCCATGGATGAGCGGCGTCGGAATCGCACGGCGGGAGGCGGTCTCCCGCTCGAAGAACTGATGGACTGCAGAGTAGCCGGGGTGCAGATCTGCGATGTGCAGCAGTTCATCGAAAGGGAGGCTGGCAGAATCGATGTGGATCTGTTGCGGCCCTCCTGGGTCGTGTTCTCCGATGGATTTATCATGAATTCCTGGCGGGCCTTCACAAAACGCACCTTCGATCTGCTGGCGAGTCTTTTCCTGCTGCTCTTCACCTGGCCATTCATGCTGCTGGCGGCCATCGCCATACGGCTGGAAAGCGGTCGAGGCGCACCAATTCTCTATCGACAGACGCGCACAGGATTGGACGGCGCGCCCTTCGATGTCTTCAAATTCCGCAGTATGCGCACCGATGCCGAGGCGGCCGGCAAGGCGCAGTGGGCGCAGCAGAATGACCCTCGGGTAACGCGGGTCGGATCGGTCATTCGAAAAACACGGATCGACGAACTGCCGCAGCTGTTCAACGTGTTTCGCGGTGAAATGAGCTTTGTCGGCCCGCGGCCGGAGCGTCCCATGTTCGTGGAAGATCTGACCCGTTCGATTCCCTTCTATGAACACCGACACCGTGTGAAGCCGGGGATCACCGGCTGGGCACAGCTCTGCTATCCCTACGGGGCCTCCGTGGAGGACGCTAAGGAGAAGCTGCAGTACGATCTTTATTATTTAAAAAACAATAGCTTATTGCTGGATCTGATTATTTTACTTCAAACCGTTGAGGTGGTCCTCATCGGTGATGGTGCCCGCTGA
- the carA gene encoding glutamine-hydrolyzing carbamoyl-phosphate synthase small subunit has product MHVALVLEDGTTLHGTGFGADRTVAGEVVFNTAMAGYVETLTDPSYKGQILVCTYPLIGSYGVPGQRAPNDLAEPFESDRIQVQGLIVQNYVDGYSHHSAGRSLAEWLKSEDIPALTGVDTRTLTRRLREHGTMKGWLYPSEQNLTDARQSAESVNMQSDVFKLVAPERTKRYGEGSLKVLLVDVGAKDNIVRSLVRRGVTVIRAPWHQDLKQYAEEVDGVMIGNGPGDPADLLPLVEQVRWYLHHPRRMPVFGICLGNQILALAAGASTYKLPYGHRGVNQPVQDVLSRRCYITSQNHGYAVKDQSLPADWEPWFININDGTNEGIRSKTGPYRGVQFHPEAKPGSEDTGFLFDDFIRLIKSQRDRS; this is encoded by the coding sequence ATGCATGTGGCTTTAGTCCTCGAAGACGGCACGACGCTCCACGGAACCGGCTTTGGCGCCGACAGGACCGTCGCAGGTGAAGTGGTCTTCAATACCGCGATGGCGGGTTATGTCGAGACTCTCACGGACCCCTCCTACAAAGGCCAGATCCTCGTCTGCACCTATCCTCTGATCGGCAGTTACGGTGTCCCCGGGCAGCGAGCGCCGAATGATCTGGCGGAGCCTTTCGAGTCGGATCGGATTCAGGTCCAGGGTCTTATCGTGCAGAACTATGTGGATGGCTACAGCCACCATTCGGCCGGTCGCTCGCTGGCTGAGTGGCTGAAATCGGAAGACATTCCTGCCCTCACCGGCGTCGACACCCGCACCCTCACCCGCCGGCTGCGCGAACACGGCACCATGAAGGGCTGGCTGTATCCGTCGGAGCAGAATCTGACCGACGCCCGGCAGTCTGCCGAGTCCGTCAACATGCAGTCAGACGTGTTCAAGCTGGTCGCACCGGAGCGCACGAAACGCTACGGCGAAGGGTCGCTGAAAGTCCTGCTGGTCGATGTCGGCGCCAAGGACAACATCGTCCGCTCCCTGGTGCGCCGGGGTGTCACCGTAATCCGGGCGCCCTGGCATCAGGATCTGAAGCAGTATGCGGAAGAGGTCGACGGTGTGATGATCGGCAATGGTCCGGGGGATCCTGCCGATCTGCTGCCTCTGGTCGAGCAGGTGCGCTGGTATCTGCATCATCCCCGCCGCATGCCCGTGTTCGGTATCTGCCTGGGCAATCAGATCCTCGCCCTGGCCGCCGGTGCATCCACCTACAAGCTGCCCTACGGTCACCGCGGCGTGAATCAGCCGGTTCAGGATGTCCTCTCCCGCCGCTGCTACATCACCAGCCAGAATCATGGCTATGCGGTGAAAGACCAGTCACTCCCGGCCGACTGGGAGCCCTGGTTCATCAACATCAACGATGGCACCAACGAAGGCATTCGATCGAAGACGGGCCCTTACCGGGGCGTGCAGTTTCATCCCGAGGCGAAGCCCGGGTCGGAAGATACCGGGTTCCTCTTCGATGACTTCATCCGGCTGATCAAGTCCCAGAGGGATCGCTCATGA
- the carB gene encoding carbamoyl-phosphate synthase (glutamine-hydrolyzing) large subunit: MIGHFVPRKPERVLILGSGALQIGQAGEFDYSGSQALKALKEEGVATVLLNPNIATIQTSKDLADKVYLLAVTPQIVEDIIVKEKIDAILLSFGGQTALNCGVALYRAGTLERLNVRVLGTPVESILDTEDRQLFKDRLNEIGVKTAVSYACTTVAEARTAATTIGLPVMLRGAFSLGGKGSGIVNTPEELERALRRAFAGGIPQVLVEECLRGWKEIEYEVVRDGRDNCITVCNMENFDPLGIHTGESIVVAPSQTLDDAEYQQLRTIAIDTVRHLGIVGECNIQYALDPDSRDYRVIEVNARLSRSSALASKATGYPLAYVAAKIALGYTLPEIPNGITRKTSAFFEPALDYLVCKIPRWDLNKFHGASMRIGSEMKSVGEVMAIGRSFPEVIQKALRMLDIGVDGLDPDAFDPPDPANRDFGTPTPTRIFAIAKALESGVSVDAIFESSRIDRWFLYGLKQIVEERQRLRTTADPLAADSLRAAKKLGFSDRAIAALVGSEAAAIREIRYQHDILPRFSQIDTMAAEFPAETNYLYSTYSALQDDVQPSGKRKVMVLGSGPYRIGSSVEFDWCAVNAANAASKLGYETIMVNYNPETVSTDYDVCDKLIFDEISLESVLDIYAREQPEGVVVNMGGQIPNNLALRLHQAGVNILGTHPENIDRAEDRSKFSALLDRLGIDQPAWFHVTDMHDLEKTVGDLGGFPVLARPSYVLSGAAMSVAHEANELRRILERARDVSAEHPVVVSKFETHAREVEIDAVADDGELILWAISEHVEDAGVHSGDATLVLPPQTLYMATIRRVKQIAVAIARSLNITGSFNIQFLAKHNAVKVIECNLRASRSLPFVSKVTGTNFAEEAMRRMLGHSREISVNALDLDYVGVKVPMFSFSRLEGADPLLGVEMASTGEVGCIGVDFHEALLQGLLATGFNFPKRGVLLSLGPVEDKYWFADEARVISERLGLTIYATPGTAAILQSLDVPCSVIGKGEEHQKELNDLFDRGAIDLVINVPREYDKLGRPDGYLIRRMAIDNGVPLFTDRQLARALVDALLNRTPESLSVMALGEHGGIDPYPTILR; encoded by the coding sequence ATGATCGGCCACTTCGTCCCCCGCAAGCCCGAGCGGGTGCTTATCCTTGGCTCCGGCGCCCTGCAGATCGGTCAGGCCGGTGAGTTCGACTACTCCGGCTCCCAGGCGCTCAAAGCGCTGAAAGAGGAAGGGGTGGCAACGGTGCTGCTCAACCCCAATATCGCCACCATCCAGACCAGTAAGGATCTTGCCGACAAGGTCTATCTCCTGGCGGTCACACCGCAGATCGTCGAAGACATCATCGTCAAAGAAAAGATCGATGCCATTCTGCTCAGTTTCGGCGGACAGACGGCTTTGAATTGCGGTGTTGCCCTGTACCGGGCCGGTACTCTGGAGCGCCTCAATGTCAGAGTCCTGGGTACACCGGTCGAGTCGATTCTCGATACCGAAGATCGCCAGCTGTTCAAGGATCGGCTGAACGAAATCGGTGTGAAGACGGCCGTCAGTTATGCCTGCACGACCGTCGCGGAGGCCCGGACCGCGGCAACAACCATCGGCCTGCCGGTGATGCTGCGCGGTGCTTTTTCTCTGGGGGGTAAGGGCAGCGGCATCGTCAATACACCCGAAGAACTCGAGCGCGCGCTGCGTCGTGCGTTTGCCGGCGGCATCCCGCAGGTTCTGGTGGAGGAGTGTCTGCGCGGCTGGAAGGAAATTGAATACGAGGTGGTGCGAGACGGCCGGGATAACTGCATCACTGTGTGCAACATGGAGAATTTTGATCCCCTGGGCATTCATACCGGGGAGTCGATCGTGGTCGCCCCTTCCCAGACCCTGGACGATGCCGAGTATCAGCAGCTGCGGACGATCGCCATCGACACGGTCCGGCATCTGGGCATCGTTGGCGAGTGCAATATCCAGTACGCGCTGGATCCGGACAGCCGCGACTATCGCGTGATCGAAGTCAACGCGCGGCTTTCACGCTCCAGCGCGCTGGCCAGCAAAGCAACCGGCTACCCGCTGGCCTATGTGGCCGCAAAAATCGCATTGGGCTATACCCTGCCGGAAATTCCGAATGGGATTACCCGCAAGACGTCGGCGTTTTTTGAACCGGCACTCGATTACCTGGTGTGCAAGATCCCCCGCTGGGATCTGAACAAGTTTCACGGTGCTTCAATGCGCATCGGCAGTGAGATGAAGAGTGTCGGTGAAGTAATGGCGATCGGCCGCTCCTTCCCCGAGGTCATTCAGAAAGCGCTGCGCATGCTGGACATCGGTGTTGATGGCCTGGATCCGGATGCCTTTGATCCACCGGATCCCGCGAACCGGGATTTCGGCACGCCAACACCGACCCGGATTTTCGCCATCGCGAAAGCCCTGGAGTCGGGTGTCAGCGTCGATGCGATATTCGAATCGAGCAGGATCGACCGCTGGTTCCTCTACGGACTGAAACAGATCGTCGAAGAGCGCCAGCGTCTGCGCACGACCGCAGATCCGCTGGCGGCCGATTCGCTCCGCGCAGCGAAAAAGTTGGGCTTCTCCGATCGCGCCATTGCCGCGCTGGTGGGTTCCGAAGCCGCAGCGATCCGGGAAATCCGCTATCAGCACGACATTCTGCCGAGGTTCTCCCAGATCGACACCATGGCGGCGGAATTTCCCGCGGAAACGAACTACCTCTATTCAACCTACTCGGCCCTGCAGGACGATGTGCAGCCCTCCGGCAAGCGCAAAGTCATGGTGCTCGGCTCCGGCCCCTATCGGATCGGCTCGAGTGTCGAGTTCGACTGGTGTGCGGTCAACGCAGCGAATGCCGCGAGTAAACTGGGTTACGAGACCATCATGGTCAACTACAACCCGGAAACGGTCAGCACCGACTACGATGTCTGCGACAAACTGATCTTCGATGAGATCAGTCTCGAGTCCGTGCTGGATATCTATGCCCGCGAGCAGCCGGAAGGTGTGGTTGTGAACATGGGCGGACAGATTCCCAACAACCTGGCGCTGCGCCTGCATCAGGCCGGTGTCAACATCCTCGGCACGCACCCGGAAAACATCGATCGGGCGGAAGACCGGAGCAAGTTCAGCGCCCTGCTCGATCGCCTCGGCATCGATCAGCCGGCCTGGTTTCATGTCACCGACATGCATGACCTCGAAAAAACGGTGGGCGATCTTGGCGGCTTCCCCGTGCTCGCCCGGCCGAGTTACGTGCTCAGCGGTGCCGCGATGAGCGTTGCTCACGAAGCGAACGAACTGCGGCGCATTCTCGAGCGTGCCAGAGATGTTTCCGCAGAACATCCGGTGGTGGTGTCGAAGTTCGAAACCCACGCGCGGGAAGTGGAGATCGACGCGGTTGCCGATGACGGCGAGCTGATTCTGTGGGCAATCAGCGAACACGTGGAAGATGCTGGCGTGCACAGCGGCGATGCCACTCTGGTGCTGCCGCCCCAGACCCTCTATATGGCAACGATCCGCCGGGTGAAGCAGATCGCGGTGGCGATCGCGCGGTCACTGAACATCACCGGGAGTTTCAATATCCAGTTTCTGGCAAAGCACAACGCGGTAAAGGTCATCGAATGCAATCTGCGCGCATCCCGCAGTCTGCCCTTCGTCTCCAAAGTCACCGGGACCAATTTCGCCGAGGAAGCGATGCGCCGGATGCTGGGTCATTCCCGGGAGATTTCGGTCAACGCGCTGGATCTCGACTATGTCGGTGTCAAAGTACCGATGTTTTCCTTTTCGCGGCTCGAAGGCGCCGACCCGCTTCTTGGTGTGGAGATGGCCAGCACGGGTGAAGTGGGCTGCATCGGCGTGGACTTCCACGAAGCCCTGCTCCAGGGTCTGCTCGCCACGGGATTCAACTTCCCGAAACGGGGCGTGCTGCTGTCACTTGGCCCCGTTGAAGACAAGTACTGGTTTGCAGATGAAGCCAGGGTGATCTCGGAACGGCTCGGTCTGACGATCTATGCCACCCCGGGTACCGCAGCGATACTCCAGAGTCTGGACGTCCCCTGCTCGGTGATCGGCAAGGGCGAGGAGCACCAGAAGGAACTCAACGATCTCTTCGACCGGGGTGCCATCGATCTGGTGATCAATGTACCCAGGGAATACGACAAGCTGGGCCGGCCGGACGGCTATCTCATCCGCCGGATGGCCATCGACAACGGTGTGCCCCTGTTTACCGACCGTCAGCTGGCCCGCGCACTGGTCGATGCACTGCTCAACAGGACACCGGAATCCCTGTCAGTGATGGCGCTGGGCGAACATGGCGGCATTGACCCCTACCCCACCATCCTCCGCTAG